A genomic region of Ovis canadensis isolate MfBH-ARS-UI-01 breed Bighorn chromosome 9, ARS-UI_OviCan_v2, whole genome shotgun sequence contains the following coding sequences:
- the ZNF706 gene encoding zinc finger protein 706, which produces MGRRGGRPGQEGEWAGAARNRRRWGDWEKCAACASTRRSGLPQGRGGGRARRRRVRVAGCCAAGSRLSPPWRVEEAEAVLGALPFLSLRPPPPASPLVLRGLSDARLSRPDMARGQQKIQSQQKNAKKQAGQKKKQGHDQKAAAKAALIYTCTVCRTQMPDPKTFKQHFESKHPKTPLPPELADVQA; this is translated from the exons ATGGGGAGGCGGGGCGGGAGGCCGGGGCAGGAAGGCGAGTGGGCGGGGGCTGCGCGGAACAGGCGGCGCTGGGGAGACTGGGAGAAGTGCGCGGCGTGCGCGAGCACGAGGCGTAGTGGCCTCCCTCAAGGCAGAGGCGGCGGgcgcgcgcggcggcggcgggtgCGAGTCGCGGGCTGTTGTGCTGCCGGCTCTCGCCTTTCCCCTCCTTGGCGGGTGGAGGAGGCCGAAGCGGTGCTGGGCGCgctccccttcctctccctccggCCACCTCCCCCCGCAAGCCCTCTCGTGCTGCGCGGTCTCTCCGACGCAAGACTGTCCCGGCCCG ATATGGCTCGTGGACAGCAGAAGATTCAGTCTCAGCAgaaaaatgccaaaaagcaagctggacaaaagaagaaacaaggaCATGACCAGAAGGCTGCTGCCAAAGCTGCCTTAATATATACCTGCACTGTCTGTAGG acacAAATGCCAGACCCTAAGACCTTCAAGCAGCACTTTGAGAGCAAGCATCCTAAGACTCCACTTCCTCCAGAATTAGCTGATGTTCAGGCATAA